The proteins below are encoded in one region of Sulfolobus islandicus Y.N.15.51:
- the trm10 gene encoding tRNA (adenine(9)-N1)-methyltransferase Trm10, whose product MILGKALARYFTNTLGIETLKISTMKKLFKTGYLQSIAINMLLYDYGISKKRDYGKVTSVEEKIKILKGRGEEITDYVLLKNGEIKIPSDIIPKSPQFIIDLGNIDLLQDEEKTSLEQQIQVSIKTIREYLFDYNLKLAHTPDSFKLEGRNKIEILNHIPKDNAIVLNPYGDTIANEEIIRNTKFFIIGGIVDKGRRLKNATYELSRKYGYDELPQVKISLRNSTVGVPDRINSIIEILLKVIVGYNLEEAIISTQSNADKVSRLIRELNMLEKFDYDTITGLKNWLKIDDKLLKLALKKSKFNTHI is encoded by the coding sequence ATGATCTTAGGTAAAGCTTTAGCAAGATATTTCACAAACACTCTTGGAATAGAAACATTAAAAATTTCTACTATGAAAAAACTATTCAAAACCGGATATCTACAATCAATTGCAATAAACATGCTTCTTTACGATTATGGAATATCTAAAAAACGCGATTATGGTAAGGTTACATCTGTTGAAGAAAAGATAAAGATTCTAAAAGGAAGAGGAGAGGAAATTACGGATTACGTTTTGTTAAAAAATGGGGAGATAAAGATACCCAGTGACATAATACCGAAAAGTCCGCAATTCATAATAGATTTAGGGAATATTGACTTATTACAAGACGAGGAGAAAACAAGTCTAGAACAACAAATACAAGTTTCGATAAAAACCATTAGGGAGTACTTGTTTGACTATAATCTGAAGTTAGCTCATACTCCAGATTCTTTCAAATTGGAGGGTAGAAATAAAATAGAGATTCTTAATCACATCCCTAAAGATAATGCCATTGTGCTAAACCCTTATGGTGACACGATTGCAAATGAGGAGATAATAAGGAATACTAAGTTTTTCATAATTGGGGGGATAGTTGATAAGGGAAGAAGACTTAAGAACGCGACCTATGAACTATCAAGAAAATACGGATATGATGAGTTACCACAAGTCAAGATTTCGTTAAGAAATTCTACAGTAGGAGTCCCAGATAGAATAAATTCTATTATAGAGATACTATTAAAAGTCATTGTAGGATATAACCTAGAAGAGGCTATTATATCAACCCAATCAAATGCTGACAAAGTGAGCAGGTTAATTAGGGAATTGAATATGTTAGAGAAATTTGATTATGATACAATAACTGGTTTAAAAAATTGGCTAAAAATTGACGATAAATTATTGAAATTAGCGCTGAAGAAAAGTAAGTTTAACACTCATATCTAA